From the Microbacterium sp. W4I4 genome, one window contains:
- a CDS encoding Gfo/Idh/MocA family protein: MNELRVALIGGNGVMGKAHSLGYSLAPLMADLGVSIRKAVLVDATDELAADAAQRLGWEESSSNWREVISRPDIDIIDIVTPPHIHKEIAVEALKLGKHVFVEKPITNDSTEALEMWEAQVASGAAGQVGFNYRHIPAIQFAKKLVDEGRIGTALQFRATYLQDVLLNVIDFGWRGKTSTGASGMIGDIGSHVMDMAEYLNGDIVRVCGLARARENGAAPEVGWLTEDKRAARDMPDQAGVWVAEFANGAIGTFAVSLVASGRKNLIRWELDGTKGALEFNWNRREELGISYADDPADHSGFRSVLSTHEHEDVWYNVPGLGLGYVDDNAIQMYKFVKSIAEHKLAHPNFGEAAHTQQLVEAVLESSKTGTWVDVARTPEGAR; the protein is encoded by the coding sequence ATGAACGAACTGCGCGTGGCGCTTATCGGCGGTAACGGAGTCATGGGCAAGGCGCATAGTCTCGGTTACTCCCTGGCGCCCCTCATGGCTGATCTCGGAGTTTCGATCCGGAAGGCAGTGCTCGTAGACGCCACGGATGAGCTCGCAGCAGACGCGGCTCAGCGCCTTGGTTGGGAGGAGTCCTCTTCCAATTGGCGCGAGGTGATCTCACGGCCGGACATCGACATCATCGACATCGTGACTCCTCCGCACATCCACAAGGAGATCGCTGTCGAGGCTCTCAAGCTCGGCAAGCACGTGTTCGTCGAGAAGCCGATCACGAACGATTCCACCGAAGCGCTCGAGATGTGGGAAGCGCAGGTGGCTTCCGGCGCCGCCGGCCAGGTCGGCTTCAACTATCGTCACATCCCCGCTATCCAATTCGCGAAGAAGCTCGTGGATGAGGGGAGGATCGGAACGGCGCTGCAGTTCCGCGCAACCTACCTGCAGGATGTGCTCCTCAACGTCATCGACTTCGGTTGGCGCGGCAAGACCAGCACTGGTGCATCCGGCATGATCGGCGACATCGGCTCGCACGTCATGGACATGGCCGAGTACCTCAACGGCGACATCGTGCGCGTCTGCGGTCTGGCTCGGGCACGCGAGAACGGTGCCGCGCCCGAGGTCGGCTGGCTGACTGAGGACAAGCGGGCAGCTCGCGACATGCCGGATCAGGCCGGTGTCTGGGTTGCAGAGTTCGCCAACGGTGCGATCGGAACCTTCGCCGTTTCGCTCGTCGCTTCGGGCCGCAAGAACCTGATCCGCTGGGAGCTGGATGGCACGAAGGGCGCGCTGGAGTTCAACTGGAACCGTCGTGAGGAGCTGGGCATCAGCTACGCGGACGATCCCGCCGACCACTCGGGCTTCCGCTCCGTGCTGTCAACGCACGAGCACGAAGACGTCTGGTACAACGTGCCCGGCCTCGGTCTCGGCTACGTCGATGACAACGCCATCCAGATGTACAAGTTCGTCAAGTCCATTGCCGAGCACAAGCTTGCTCACCCGAACTTCGGTGAAGCAGCGCACACCCAGCAGCTCGTCGAGGCGGTTCTCGAGTCGTCGAAGACTGGCACCTGGGTGGATGTGGCTCGCACACCAGAAGGAGCGCGATAA
- a CDS encoding triose-phosphate isomerase family protein: MFIGSSLKMYFSHARTVQWMGAVAEQVKNHPALDAGIRPFMIPQYPSIAACVAIGTGAGIAVGAQDLAAEDAGPYTGEVSGAVLAEVGCRYVEVGHAERRQLFGETDDVVAAKVFAAQRNGLVPLLCIGEQLPGDTVAAIAECRRQIDAGLTDARRAELTGPVIIAYEPLWAIGAPQPASTEHIRAVCGSLQEFASKMPESASLIYGGSAQPGMLTAVADVVDGLFLGRFAHDPRAFVQILDEALALV; this comes from the coding sequence ATGTTCATCGGCTCAAGCCTGAAGATGTACTTCTCACACGCCCGGACAGTGCAATGGATGGGTGCGGTTGCGGAGCAGGTCAAGAATCATCCAGCACTCGATGCGGGAATTCGGCCATTCATGATCCCTCAGTACCCTTCGATCGCTGCGTGCGTAGCGATCGGAACGGGAGCCGGGATTGCGGTAGGGGCTCAGGATCTTGCGGCTGAGGATGCCGGACCGTACACCGGAGAGGTGAGCGGAGCCGTGCTCGCAGAAGTGGGCTGCCGCTACGTCGAAGTGGGCCACGCAGAGCGACGGCAGCTCTTCGGCGAGACGGATGACGTCGTCGCCGCGAAGGTCTTCGCTGCCCAGCGCAATGGGCTCGTCCCCTTGCTGTGCATCGGTGAACAGCTGCCCGGCGATACGGTTGCCGCGATCGCGGAGTGTCGCAGACAGATCGACGCGGGACTCACAGACGCACGGCGAGCGGAGTTGACCGGACCGGTCATCATCGCCTATGAACCGCTCTGGGCGATTGGTGCCCCCCAACCCGCATCCACTGAGCACATCCGTGCTGTCTGTGGATCCCTGCAAGAGTTCGCATCGAAGATGCCGGAATCCGCCTCTCTCATCTATGGGGGAAGCGCTCAGCCCGGCATGCTGACCGCCGTGGCTGACGTCGTCGACGGGCTCTTCCTCGGCCGGTTCGCGCACGATCCGCGGGCATTCGTACAGATTCTCGACGAGGCCCTCGCTCTCGTCTAA
- a CDS encoding LacI family DNA-binding transcriptional regulator produces MDTVPAKLPGSLKRRKPVTTRQIAERAGVSRATVSYVINGDASRHVAEATRERVLAAARELGHLPNGPARALRGHQQPSVLILASSFSQGHVMGAYLDAMSRGLTRHGLVTMTTRMARGAGAAEQILSLWDHVSPEVLVVIGGLLPESVRERIQRSHVRLVDEGDAPNHLLVGRMQATHLASLGITEMVYAGPLERDLREYSERSWNGVQEGCEQNGLRAPAKFLVGFDESSLDLVIDECLGRPSWPGLCTHNDDVALRVIARMRMRGLEPGRDIAIIGADDIPAAALELSTVAFKWPQLAAELVADVVQDVGRSPGSHTSKKPEDYWELVERSSTERVASL; encoded by the coding sequence GTGGACACCGTACCCGCCAAGCTCCCGGGCTCCCTCAAGCGGCGCAAGCCAGTTACAACACGACAGATTGCGGAACGCGCTGGAGTATCTCGGGCGACAGTCAGCTACGTCATCAACGGCGATGCCAGCCGGCACGTCGCCGAGGCCACTAGAGAACGTGTCCTAGCCGCTGCCCGCGAGCTCGGGCACCTGCCCAACGGTCCGGCGCGCGCGCTGCGCGGCCATCAGCAGCCGAGCGTGCTGATCCTGGCGTCGAGCTTCAGCCAGGGTCATGTCATGGGTGCTTACCTGGACGCAATGAGTCGCGGCCTGACGCGGCACGGACTAGTGACGATGACGACGAGGATGGCGCGCGGTGCGGGGGCCGCCGAGCAGATCCTGTCGCTCTGGGATCACGTGAGTCCAGAAGTCCTGGTCGTCATCGGAGGACTACTGCCGGAGAGTGTGCGGGAGAGGATCCAGCGATCGCATGTCCGGCTCGTGGACGAAGGAGATGCCCCGAACCACCTCCTGGTGGGGAGGATGCAGGCCACGCACCTCGCTTCGCTCGGCATCACGGAAATGGTCTATGCCGGCCCCCTGGAGCGAGATCTACGCGAGTATTCCGAGCGGAGCTGGAACGGCGTCCAGGAGGGCTGTGAGCAGAACGGTCTTCGTGCTCCGGCTAAGTTCCTCGTCGGCTTCGATGAGTCCAGCCTCGACCTCGTGATCGACGAATGCCTGGGCCGCCCTTCTTGGCCCGGCCTGTGCACGCACAACGATGACGTGGCGCTGCGGGTCATCGCGCGCATGAGAATGCGCGGCCTCGAGCCCGGGCGAGATATCGCCATCATTGGGGCGGACGACATCCCCGCCGCTGCGCTCGAGCTGTCCACTGTGGCATTCAAGTGGCCACAGCTGGCTGCCGAGCTCGTCGCCGACGTCGTTCAGGATGTTGGCCGGTCTCCTGGATCGCACACCTCGAAGAAGCCTGAGGATTACTGGGAGCTCGTCGAAAGATCGTCCACGGAGCGCGTCGCCAGCCTTTGA
- a CDS encoding dihydroxyacetone kinase family protein translates to MTWLFNNPEDFADEAIAGFTVASSRWVRSVSGGVVRATRGAKPTVAVVTGGGSGHYPAFGGLVGPGIAHGAAMGNVFASPSARQVESVAKAAHEGKGILLTFGNYTGDVLHFGRAQERLREDGIDCRTVVVTDDIWSAPPSDIDGRRGIAGDLVVFKIAGAAAESGADLDAVETVARKANTRTRSFGVAFGGCTLPGATEPLFTVPAGKMAVGLGIHGEPGISEVDIPSARALAELFVEKLLQEVPEGVDIQGARVVPLLNGLGSVKYEELYVVYKTIHELLETAGLVVVDPEVGELCTSFDMAGLSLTLLWMDEELEELWLAPCDTPAYRRGVIEGRNACMVLATPTDSASSESASSSSTSSRSAVIASRALAMMSEILNEKAEELGDLDRIAGDGDHGIGMQRGSRAAAAAAAAALAAGSGLRTTLSAAGDAWSDKGGGTSGAIWGEMLIALGTSLGETSSVTTDSLGAGLTAMKCAVMNFGKAKPGDKTMIDAIVPFVDEFNRRIADGNDLIEAWAQAAHTSTVAADSTAAMAARLGRARTHGDKSLGTPDPGAVSFALVTRTVLNVLKEDN, encoded by the coding sequence ATGACGTGGCTGTTCAACAATCCCGAAGATTTTGCTGATGAGGCGATCGCAGGATTTACGGTTGCCTCTTCACGCTGGGTGCGCTCCGTATCCGGCGGTGTTGTGCGGGCCACTCGCGGCGCTAAACCGACCGTGGCTGTGGTTACAGGCGGCGGCAGCGGACACTACCCCGCCTTCGGCGGCTTGGTCGGTCCAGGTATCGCACATGGAGCAGCGATGGGCAATGTCTTCGCCTCCCCCTCGGCTCGTCAGGTGGAATCGGTGGCGAAGGCCGCCCATGAAGGCAAGGGGATCCTCTTGACCTTCGGGAACTACACCGGAGATGTGCTGCACTTCGGTCGTGCACAGGAGCGCTTGCGCGAGGACGGCATAGATTGCCGCACCGTCGTGGTGACCGATGACATATGGAGCGCCCCGCCGAGCGACATCGATGGTCGGCGGGGCATTGCGGGTGATCTCGTCGTCTTCAAGATTGCCGGAGCGGCTGCTGAATCAGGCGCGGACCTGGATGCTGTTGAAACAGTTGCACGCAAGGCTAATACTCGTACACGCTCCTTCGGCGTCGCATTCGGTGGTTGCACCTTGCCGGGTGCAACGGAGCCACTCTTTACTGTTCCGGCAGGGAAGATGGCTGTCGGCCTCGGGATACACGGCGAACCTGGCATCTCCGAGGTGGATATCCCTTCCGCCAGAGCACTCGCTGAGCTGTTCGTCGAGAAACTTCTGCAGGAGGTACCCGAAGGCGTCGATATCCAGGGCGCACGCGTCGTCCCACTCCTCAACGGGTTGGGGTCTGTCAAGTATGAAGAGCTCTACGTCGTGTACAAGACGATTCATGAACTGCTCGAGACTGCCGGTCTCGTCGTCGTGGATCCTGAGGTCGGGGAGCTCTGCACGAGCTTCGATATGGCTGGCCTGTCCCTGACGCTGCTGTGGATGGATGAAGAGCTGGAGGAGCTCTGGCTCGCCCCCTGCGACACGCCCGCTTACCGTCGCGGTGTCATCGAAGGCCGCAACGCTTGCATGGTGCTCGCCACGCCGACTGACTCCGCGTCGAGCGAATCAGCATCCAGTTCCAGCACGTCCAGCCGGTCAGCAGTCATCGCCTCGCGCGCATTGGCCATGATGTCCGAGATCCTCAACGAGAAGGCTGAGGAACTCGGCGACCTGGATCGAATCGCGGGCGATGGCGACCATGGAATCGGGATGCAGCGCGGAAGCCGCGCGGCGGCGGCCGCGGCGGCGGCCGCTCTCGCCGCAGGCTCGGGACTGCGCACCACGCTCAGCGCAGCGGGCGACGCCTGGTCGGACAAGGGCGGCGGAACCTCCGGAGCCATTTGGGGCGAAATGTTGATCGCACTGGGAACCTCACTGGGCGAAACCTCCTCCGTCACAACCGATTCGCTCGGCGCCGGTCTCACGGCGATGAAGTGTGCAGTGATGAACTTCGGAAAGGCCAAGCCCGGCGACAAGACCATGATCGATGCGATCGTTCCCTTCGTCGACGAGTTCAACCGCCGGATCGCTGATGGCAACGATCTGATCGAGGCCTGGGCGCAGGCTGCCCACACTTCTACGGTAGCCGCCGACTCCACCGCTGCCATGGCTGCACGCCTCGGGCGCGCGCGCACCCACGGCGATAAGAGCCTCGGCACGCCGGATCCGGGTGCTGTTTCCTTCGCTCTGGTCACCCGAACCGTTCTGAACGTCTTGAAGGAGGACAATTGA
- a CDS encoding ABC transporter substrate-binding protein has translation MTACSTGGGEGSADGKRELSVMWSQDTRPGMEAAVERFEAANPDVHVKLSWMSATDFFSELRTLLAAGNQSDVFMAWPGNGNAASAQVLSESGYLADLSDQPWVKDLPKSILDVSTSEPGGKGEVVEFITSASAFGGLYNSKALDDAGLEIPTKWSEVIPFCKAARDAGKVAYALGAATDPMAGVLAPYSMVGTAVYVDDPDFDLGLASGETRFVGSGWEEALDKNVQMAEAGCYNDGFSGTQHPEAAAMLNSGEAIGMLGIGLFIPGFTSADAEVIFAPFPATDDPDRINLLVGAQQGLAVNAKSDNVELAKEFVAFMATPEENVAWAEALPGTIPTLRPADYEPVNQFQEVVLDFVDTAGPFPDQNWPNPEVQQKLIVGMQDALIGRKTVKSVLEDMQIEFDAGVKK, from the coding sequence ATGACCGCATGCTCGACGGGCGGTGGTGAAGGCTCCGCAGATGGAAAGCGGGAACTCTCCGTGATGTGGTCGCAGGACACGCGTCCGGGGATGGAAGCTGCGGTGGAGCGTTTTGAGGCGGCCAACCCAGACGTGCATGTCAAGCTTTCGTGGATGTCCGCGACAGACTTCTTCAGCGAGCTGCGTACGCTACTGGCTGCGGGGAACCAATCGGATGTTTTCATGGCTTGGCCTGGCAATGGAAACGCGGCATCAGCTCAGGTACTGTCCGAGAGTGGCTATCTCGCCGATCTCAGCGACCAGCCCTGGGTGAAGGACCTCCCGAAGTCGATCCTCGACGTCTCGACATCTGAGCCCGGAGGCAAAGGCGAAGTGGTGGAGTTCATCACGTCGGCGAGTGCTTTCGGTGGACTTTACAACAGTAAGGCGCTCGACGACGCCGGCCTGGAGATCCCGACGAAGTGGAGCGAGGTCATCCCCTTCTGCAAGGCAGCACGCGACGCGGGCAAGGTCGCCTACGCGCTCGGCGCAGCGACCGACCCGATGGCAGGTGTGCTTGCTCCGTACTCCATGGTGGGGACCGCCGTCTACGTCGATGACCCCGACTTCGATCTGGGGTTGGCGTCCGGCGAGACCCGGTTCGTCGGTTCGGGCTGGGAAGAGGCGCTCGACAAGAACGTCCAGATGGCAGAGGCCGGATGCTACAACGATGGCTTCTCCGGAACCCAGCACCCGGAAGCGGCAGCAATGCTGAACTCCGGCGAAGCGATCGGAATGCTGGGAATCGGCCTGTTCATTCCTGGGTTCACGTCGGCGGATGCGGAAGTGATCTTCGCTCCGTTCCCCGCTACTGACGACCCGGACCGGATCAACCTCCTGGTCGGTGCGCAGCAAGGCCTTGCCGTGAACGCCAAGAGCGACAACGTCGAGCTCGCCAAGGAGTTTGTCGCCTTCATGGCCACGCCTGAGGAGAACGTCGCCTGGGCCGAAGCTCTTCCCGGCACGATCCCTACTCTGCGGCCCGCAGACTACGAGCCGGTGAACCAGTTCCAGGAGGTCGTGCTCGACTTCGTCGACACTGCTGGACCGTTCCCGGACCAGAACTGGCCGAACCCCGAGGTGCAGCAGAAGCTCATCGTCGGCATGCAGGACGCGCTCATCGGACGCAAGACCGTCAAGAGCGTGCTCGAGGACATGCAGATTGAGTTCGACGCGGGCGTCAAGAAGTAA
- a CDS encoding ribose-5-phosphate isomerase, translating to MALRLVVGSDRAGFDYKERIKADLLANNLVAAVVDVGVGSAEDIDYPQIAVAAAEKVAAGDADRAILICGTGLGVAIAANKVSGIRAVTAHDSFSVERSVLSNDAQVLCMGQRVIGLELARRLAREWLTYEFDPSSPSAQKVNQICAYEEQ from the coding sequence ATGGCACTCCGCTTGGTAGTGGGCAGCGACCGCGCAGGATTCGATTACAAGGAACGCATCAAGGCGGACTTGCTCGCCAATAATCTCGTCGCAGCGGTGGTCGACGTCGGAGTCGGCTCGGCGGAAGACATCGACTACCCGCAGATTGCTGTCGCGGCTGCAGAGAAGGTTGCCGCCGGGGACGCCGACCGGGCGATCCTCATCTGCGGCACCGGCCTCGGCGTCGCGATCGCAGCCAACAAGGTCAGTGGCATCCGTGCCGTCACCGCCCATGACTCCTTCAGCGTCGAGCGGTCAGTCCTCTCCAATGACGCGCAGGTGCTCTGCATGGGGCAGCGCGTGATCGGACTCGAGCTCGCGCGACGCCTGGCGCGCGAATGGCTCACGTACGAGTTCGATCCGTCGAGCCCCTCGGCTCAGAAGGTGAACCAGATCTGCGCGTACGAAGAGCAGTAG
- a CDS encoding serine hydrolase domain-containing protein, which yields MNMRTIKVTGEARGNFEPLADIVGRLVASQGMGGGALAIYQHGVKVVDLVAGDYRPESLQLIFSITKSVSAIATHMAHARGEIDIDAPLASYWPEFDKPSTKDITLRLVMAHRSGLSALREPISYEDLLTGRDEAAIGQVEPQWEPGKAHGYHPITWGTIVGGAFKRVVGRTVSDYARTEIVEPLGLDLWLGTPEEILPRVEKVLYQEFQLTPNQEKRIENGEIIYDGALEALGSTDAWNDPKFLARGLPAASGVSNARSLAKMFAATMDSIDGVRLLDVTALDGMVAVQARGMDRTLGVSSTFGSGVQLPFPQLPFTGAASFGHEAAGGSIAFGDRELGLACAFVTNAFPPMQGASASALALLPSIRHCATADSSPIS from the coding sequence ATGAACATGCGGACAATAAAGGTGACCGGTGAGGCGCGCGGAAATTTCGAGCCCCTCGCGGACATCGTCGGACGACTCGTAGCCTCTCAGGGGATGGGCGGCGGCGCGCTCGCCATATATCAGCACGGAGTCAAGGTCGTGGACCTGGTGGCCGGCGACTACCGGCCGGAATCGCTCCAGCTCATCTTCTCCATCACGAAGTCCGTGAGCGCCATCGCGACGCACATGGCTCACGCTCGCGGCGAGATCGACATCGATGCTCCGCTGGCGTCGTACTGGCCGGAGTTCGACAAGCCGTCGACGAAGGACATCACCCTCCGCCTGGTGATGGCGCACCGTTCCGGCCTGTCTGCCCTTCGGGAGCCCATCAGCTACGAGGATCTCCTCACAGGCAGAGATGAGGCCGCGATCGGCCAGGTCGAGCCACAGTGGGAGCCGGGTAAGGCGCACGGCTACCACCCGATCACCTGGGGAACCATCGTCGGTGGCGCTTTCAAGCGCGTCGTGGGCCGCACTGTCTCCGACTACGCCCGCACGGAGATCGTGGAGCCGCTCGGGCTGGACCTCTGGCTCGGTACGCCGGAGGAGATCCTCCCACGCGTCGAGAAGGTGCTCTACCAGGAGTTCCAGCTCACTCCGAACCAGGAGAAGCGGATCGAAAACGGTGAGATCATCTACGACGGTGCGCTCGAGGCGCTCGGCTCGACCGATGCATGGAATGATCCGAAGTTTCTTGCGCGCGGTCTGCCGGCAGCCAGCGGAGTCTCGAACGCTCGATCATTGGCCAAGATGTTCGCCGCCACGATGGACAGCATCGACGGTGTGCGACTGCTCGACGTGACCGCACTGGACGGCATGGTGGCGGTGCAGGCGCGCGGCATGGACCGCACGCTGGGAGTTTCGAGCACCTTCGGTTCCGGCGTGCAGCTGCCGTTCCCGCAGCTGCCCTTCACTGGGGCGGCTTCGTTCGGGCACGAGGCCGCCGGCGGATCGATCGCATTCGGGGATCGTGAACTCGGACTCGCGTGCGCATTCGTGACGAATGCATTCCCGCCGATGCAGGGTGCGAGCGCAAGCGCTCTTGCGCTGCTCCCATCTATTCGCCATTGTGCGACAGCGGACTCATCACCTATTTCGTGA
- a CDS encoding sugar phosphate isomerase/epimerase: MTMPNVRMGATLITFYNTAWWGLPKHMEYGDWVAEVQSKPKYYFDHMLDSVAAAGVEGVELAPIPGGWEGALQAYGHVAGVRAAFDVRGLTLGSSYADGGSLIGNALEDSAAEGAADDYIDRHARFVAEMGADIIVMGTVPRAQFSNGSFDSDVPREASEKVASQINRLGAVAGRHGVRIALHTDAYSVCSRNHDIDTMMSLTDPANVELCLDAGHTTLDGGDAVAVLDAHVGRVPVMHWKDCIAPLDGSTLSGPLMKRHETMLKYFRIFGDGIIDWKAWQRVLADNSWRGWAMAENDMAPDPIAEVRHAVEFFEKELAVIYK; this comes from the coding sequence ATGACCATGCCCAACGTTCGGATGGGCGCCACTCTCATCACTTTCTACAACACCGCGTGGTGGGGGCTGCCCAAGCACATGGAGTACGGCGACTGGGTCGCTGAGGTTCAGTCCAAGCCCAAGTACTACTTCGACCACATGCTCGACTCGGTCGCCGCGGCAGGCGTGGAGGGCGTCGAGCTCGCGCCGATTCCAGGTGGCTGGGAAGGCGCGCTGCAGGCATATGGCCACGTTGCGGGCGTGCGTGCTGCTTTCGATGTGAGGGGGCTCACCCTCGGGTCGAGCTACGCAGACGGCGGCTCGCTGATCGGAAACGCTCTCGAAGACAGTGCGGCCGAAGGCGCCGCTGACGACTACATCGACCGTCACGCCCGGTTCGTCGCTGAAATGGGTGCAGACATCATCGTTATGGGAACCGTGCCGCGCGCTCAGTTCAGCAACGGCAGCTTCGACAGTGATGTTCCTCGCGAGGCATCGGAGAAGGTTGCGTCGCAGATCAACCGCCTGGGCGCGGTGGCCGGTCGTCACGGTGTCCGGATCGCGCTGCACACCGATGCCTACTCGGTGTGCTCCCGCAATCACGACATCGACACCATGATGTCGCTGACCGACCCGGCGAATGTCGAGCTGTGCCTGGATGCCGGCCACACCACGCTGGACGGCGGGGATGCTGTGGCAGTCCTTGACGCGCACGTCGGTCGAGTGCCCGTCATGCACTGGAAGGACTGCATCGCTCCGCTGGACGGATCGACGCTGTCCGGACCGCTGATGAAGCGCCACGAAACGATGCTGAAGTACTTCCGCATTTTCGGCGACGGAATCATCGACTGGAAGGCCTGGCAGCGGGTGCTCGCCGACAACTCTTGGCGCGGCTGGGCAATGGCCGAGAACGACATGGCTCCGGACCCTATTGCTGAGGTCCGGCACGCGGTGGAGTTCTTCGAGAAAGAACTGGCGGTGATCTACAAATGA
- a CDS encoding carbohydrate ABC transporter permease: protein MSDRYTWRKLALEVGMIVAAAIFVVPLYLLIVTAFKSPSETSSPFAPPSAPTFENFVTAWEQGNLPAALANSVIVTVASVLLLVVTSSLAAYPLARITQGWSRGAYLAFLFGLMLPIQLSLIPVYLAMRNVGLTGTLLGIILVYGGLQMPFCIFLYVEFLRSVPRDYDEAASIDGAGHFRTFVHVLLPMLRPITGTVVVLNSVMIWNDFYMPLLYLSGTGNQTLPVAIYGFVGAWTSQWNVIFAALILAALPVLVVFMLMQKAVFRGYSSGLKG from the coding sequence ATGAGTGACCGTTATACATGGCGAAAGCTCGCGCTCGAAGTCGGCATGATCGTCGCGGCGGCTATCTTCGTGGTGCCCCTGTATCTGCTCATCGTGACGGCGTTCAAGTCTCCGAGCGAGACCTCGTCACCATTCGCTCCGCCGTCAGCGCCCACGTTCGAGAACTTCGTGACCGCCTGGGAGCAGGGGAACCTTCCAGCAGCATTGGCCAACAGCGTCATCGTCACCGTGGCCAGCGTGCTGCTCCTGGTTGTCACCTCGTCACTGGCCGCTTATCCCCTCGCACGAATCACGCAGGGATGGTCTCGGGGGGCATATCTCGCCTTCCTGTTCGGGCTGATGCTGCCGATCCAACTCTCGCTCATTCCGGTATATCTCGCTATGCGGAACGTCGGGCTGACCGGAACGCTCCTCGGCATAATTCTCGTTTACGGCGGTCTTCAGATGCCGTTCTGCATCTTTCTCTATGTCGAGTTCTTGCGGAGTGTTCCGCGTGATTACGACGAAGCGGCGAGCATTGACGGCGCCGGCCATTTCCGGACTTTCGTACATGTTCTGCTTCCGATGCTGCGTCCGATCACGGGCACGGTCGTTGTACTGAACTCCGTAATGATATGGAATGACTTTTACATGCCCCTGCTCTATCTGAGCGGAACCGGAAACCAGACCCTTCCCGTCGCCATATACGGCTTCGTGGGCGCCTGGACTTCGCAGTGGAATGTGATCTTCGCGGCACTGATTCTCGCGGCGCTGCCCGTTCTCGTGGTGTTCATGCTCATGCAAAAGGCGGTGTTCCGCGGGTACTCGTCGGGCCTCAAGGGGTAA
- a CDS encoding RbsD/FucU domain-containing protein encodes MLKGIDPRLSPNLLRDLATTGHLDSVLLVDSNFPILRVNCPVHYVPLTATEVLRMILGVLPVETEAPDAISVRSDATLDTSRSIVREFEPDFRDFVKPEPFDFLGEAVRASVAIVSADTFPACYLIRRGVVTLPV; translated from the coding sequence ATGCTGAAGGGCATTGATCCCCGACTGTCCCCGAATCTGCTGCGCGATCTCGCCACCACGGGGCACCTCGACAGCGTCTTGCTCGTCGACAGCAACTTCCCGATTCTTCGCGTGAACTGCCCGGTCCACTACGTTCCGCTCACAGCCACCGAGGTCCTGCGGATGATCCTCGGAGTCCTGCCCGTCGAAACAGAGGCACCCGACGCGATCAGCGTGAGAAGCGATGCGACATTGGATACCTCTCGCTCGATCGTCCGCGAGTTCGAACCCGACTTCCGTGATTTCGTGAAGCCGGAGCCGTTCGACTTCCTCGGCGAGGCCGTGCGGGCTTCGGTCGCGATCGTTTCGGCTGACACATTTCCCGCCTGCTATCTCATCCGGCGAGGTGTTGTCACCCTGCCGGTGTAG